The genomic DNA CGGTGAGGCGGGGGCATAAAGGTCAAAAGAGTACCCACCTcgatcttttttctttttttttttttttggggctgAATTAAATTTGGTAATGGGGAAGGGAGAACGGCTTGGTAGTTGGGAGCTGACAACATTTATTAGTACTTTCAATGCTCGACAAGAGAGAAAACAAGGAAGTGTCTCCCCACTTGCacttttcttctatttttcgGTGACACTCTTTGACTCTACTTGCCGAAACTAATTCCGATTCGGACATCGGCATTATCTTGACCATATCCGTAAGGTACTTCCAGTATCCTGCactatttttaaaatgtgGCATGTGATAATGCCGTTTTGACCATCTATGAATTATAAAATCACGGATTCCCTTGCAGTACAAGCAATACTCGCTTCCAATTCAAGAAGGCATCGCAATATCGACCAGGGATCTCTCTCCTATCAAACTATATCCATCATGGTCATAACCAATCTCTATGTTCATAAAGGTACCAATGAAACGGAAGTTCACGAGAATGATAAATGATCAACAACTTGTATTGTAGTATCTCAAGCTGGTTTTTATACCAAACCGCAGAGGACACTCGTCTCGgtataattggaaaaaaacaaaattacaaGAAGCTAAGGATGGATGTCAGGGAAAAATTCAGTGAAAATGTAGACCTATAGGGCTAAACCACTCCCCAACTTTACTCCGTGATTCCATGGCCGGAATTGTCCAGATCAACATCGCCCATACCTGtatcttcctcctcctcgctGTCTTCGTCCCCGCTGACCTCCTCGTTGTCCTGTCGGAGCTTCGCCATGTGCTCAGCGAGCAACTTATCATCCCGTTCACTCACCTACACCAAATAAATCAGAAAAccacgaaaaaaaaattcaaaactttgATGCTTGtagaataacaaaattatCTCGGAAACAATCTAGCTGAGCAGAAGTCAAAGATTGACAAGTGAATAACAGAGGTACTGACCGCTCTAGGAGCCTCCTTCACCACGAGCTTCCCCTTGTGTTCTTCTATGGCTTCACTACAGGCTGTAATCGCTTTGCTTAAAACTGCTAACCCTTGCTCCTGTCCAATAGAAGGGGGGAAATTGATGATGCAACAGCCAAAAAGAGCGCAAGAATCGTGCTAAGTTGCACAAGTTCCATAAACATCTAACATAGAGAACTGCcattaaaatcaatttattcAGGAACAGGCGTTTGAAAGTGAGAGAAGTAAAACAAGGAGAGAAGTCAAGTTCATGAAAGCTTTGACGAAGTTGGTTTAATAGAACCACCATTGCATATATGATGCTTGGACAAAAACCGTGTATCAATTCAACATAGAACCATCTAAAAATTCAACTTAGAGGGCAATACTTGTCTGCAAGGGGGATAacatattgatatatatggGGATTGGTCAAGCATCACAAAGGAAATGACTTAATGCTATCACAGAGAAATAGCATAATGAGCATGATTTGAGTTCTATGTAAACAGTGTCTAGGGACAGGACGAAATATAATAGAGACAGAGGGTAATTATGTGAGGAAATGCGTTGACCTTATCAAGAGTTTGAGTAGTTAGGACATATAGTGGAGGCGCAaccaatttaattttcacagGACAGTCATCATTTCCAGCAGCTTCAGCTTTCCTCATGGCTTCCTGCAAGTAACAATACCAAAACGAATAAGGCGAAATTGAATTGCCAAATGAAAATGCACAAACTAAATGACTGCCATCTTAGAGAAAGAATCTGTTAAGAAAGCAAATTATCCAGTTATAATCGTAAGAAGGACCTTGATGTGGAGAACGCCATCAAACTGGAAACACTTCATTTCAATGTCAGCCCTGATCTTCAATGGTTGTGGTGTCATCCTTCGCCGTATATTCTTCACTAATGCATCTTTGACTTCCTCCGACACAGCTGGTACAACTTTTGTTACCTAATAGATGAACAGCAAAAACTACAGTAAGCAATCACTCAAaaatgagatctggcaaagcACGTGTGAGGAAATTAACCTCTTGTCCATCAGGGCCAATTTCTTGAACTTCACGAGTGAGAGCATTCAAAACTGAATCAGGATCGGTCACAATGATCTTAAAGGCCTGCACAGAGCAATAGTATTTTATATCAGTCTCGTATTATATACCGCAAGCTACAAGCATCCCCTGGTATGACCCAGTTCTCACCTCAAATGCATGACCATACTTCCGATACAAGGGCCACCCAATATTGATGTACAATTCCTGCAACAATATCCCAATTCTGCTTAGGCAACACAATTGTAAATTAGAACCTGAACACCACATAACCAGAGCAGTAACATTCAACACACAATTAAAGTTGGTAAAATTCAATCGGCGGAACGTCAGCCAATAAAAGATTTCCTTGGTAAAGTAGCTCCCGGTGGATAGGATAAGAGCAAATGAAGCCCACGCAAAAACAGAAATCAAATCTCCTATAAACAGGTATGTCAATCTTGAAAGACCGCTGATCCATATGAAAGATAGAAGCAATCTCCACTCTTGAGGCCCGATACTGAGCATCTCCTGACCACGAAAAGGTTTCGATTATAACTATGAATGTCTAACTTGAATATTCACCACCATCATCAACCACGACTGCAGAAACACACGGTAGAGCCATAAGTATCTCTGCTTCAAACATCTCAAAGTCCCCCGTATCCAAGGCTCGAATAAAATTTTACCTCACCGCACAACCAAATTATACCAAACAAGCAACAAATGACCTTAAATTATAGTTCCTCGGAACACATAAAATCCCGACAAAATGTTTCCTAATCATCTACCAGGCACTCTATAGTCCCAGCATCCAACACCAGGCGTACTTTTTGCAGTGGGCGATTCATTATCAATACACCAAACGATGCTATATTGAATCCCAAAATCCTGACACCAGTAGATAGGAATCAAACAGACCTCGAGATCGATTCCGAGAGTCTCGGCAACGTGGCGCATGATGGAGTGCACGAGCTTGCTCTTGTTGTACCTCTCCTCGCAGGCCTGAATATCCTCCTCCGACACCCTGCGCTTGCTGAGATCGATGTACCCCTTCTCCTTGTCGACCCTCAGCACCATCACGGGCTCGATGCGGCCGACCTTGATGAGGCTGCTGACGGACCGGATCCGGCGGCGGGAGAGCTCGGAGAACAGGATCATACCCTCGATGTTGTTGTACTCGAGGAGGGAGACGTAGGCGCCCATGTCGGCAATGTTTTTGACCTGTATCATGACGGCCATATCCACCTCCGGGTACTTCGCTTCGTACATGCGGCACTCGAGGTTTGGAGAGTGAGACGCCATGGTGACGGAGCTTTTCCTCTTCTCGGGGAAGGAACGGTGTCTCCGATGGCAGGGGCTAGGGTTTTGAACAGAGGTTTCTAGGAGCGAGGGAAACGGAAGGGCAAACGCGATGGAGAATTTGTTCTCTGCTGATTTTGCCTCCTTTCTCTGAGTTTCCGACAAAGTGCAATGTGGTCCCTGAACTTACTATGGAAATAACATTTGGCCCCCTAAAGTAATTGAACTAGATATCCATTCcttatatttgatatttaatcAGCTCGTGCTAGCAATGCTTGGCCCAACCCGCAGCCACCACAGCCTCTCACCAACTCACACTGGAGAACTGGTTGATGGTGGCTAATTAGCTCACTTTTGCGACCACTGGCAATAGCCATGGTGGAGCTGTTAGGGGAAGAGAGTCTTCGATATCAATATGGTAAGAATAAGCCACATGAGAGCCTTCGCATTGCCCAGATAAGGAAGCCTTCGTATGAATGTGACTCCTTCTCGATCCAACCCGTCATGAGATCTATCACTCGGAATCAACCGTGAATCAGAAGCCTCTCTCTCCCTTAGATCTCGCATTGTGGTAGTCGTGGCGACTAAGGCATTGCATCACTCTCCCGTTAAATATGTAATTCTTGTTCCAAAGACCAAACTTCCAGTGTGCTATAAGACTATTGCCACTTGCAAGGCCAACACTTTGAGCCATTTAAGTACAGAGAAAGATGATACATATAATCTTTAGAGACAAAAGAAGGTTGTCTTCTCTAATGTCTTTTACGTGCAACATATTGAAATCATACGATTAAGATTGATAAAGACAAGTAAATCATTATCATGAAATTAATATCGGCTCGATCAGAGATTACCCAGTTGATTTAAGTGGTTGTATCCAAGAATTCCTGGGGTCTACCcatacaaaataaatatacttCGACATTTGAAATGTTCCATGATCTTCGCGTGTCTTAAAAAGCTCTAACCATTACGTACAACTTATATTATCCCATGCCATATGATAATCGTACATACATCATCAATGTTGATAAGATCCATACATACATAGCATTCTAGTGTCTTCTCAGTTAAAATTCCCAAAGCTAAGCAAGAGAGCCAATAAAAAGCAACAAAAAGAGCAAAGCATTGGCCACCATAAAAGAAAGCACCAAACCATGAACTGCAACTAAAGCAAAGGCCAAAAACCAAAAAATGAAGCctacaattatatatactcGGCATGATCATCGAGAGAAATCTGAATTCACACTGTCGGGACAAGAAGGATTAATCGATGTCACGATATATAGTTCTTCAGTCGTACGTACTCTCGTTTAATGCAATCTTAATTagcaatcttttttttaagcaAGTGATGAACATAGGACGATACTTTTGACTCTATTTTACATGCTTTCCACGCTTCTCTCTATCCCTTTCTTTGCATCCTTCCTTCTCCTTTAAGTCTCACTCCATGATCAATCCCCAGCACTGATCATCTCCACACAGAGAGTTCATATGGCAGCGGTGACTGTGACATCCTCCGGCACACGTGCTTTAGTCTTGGAACTGGCGGAGCTGATATAGTCTGCTGCAAGAACCGCCATCTCCCATCCGTGGAGCTGTGGGCAGTTGGCGAAGCACAAGGCATTAGTGGGGGAGCTCCTGATAAGGTTGGTGGCAACGGACCTGGCGAGGCTGCCGGAGACAAGGGTGGAGATGGGCAAGCTGGAGGATGCACTGAGGAGGGCGGCGGAGCTGGTGGTGAGTTACGGCGAGAAGAGCTACCTTTACATGGTGGCCATTGGGTGGGACGCCGTGTATCAGTTCCGGCAGCTACATGCAGATATTGACAGCTGCACGAAGGTCGTTGGTGCCAATCAGTTAGTGGAGGAGTTTCGAATGGAGGTAtagtaaattttgaaatccaaGTAGCAGAGCTAAGCTACTTTAATGACCAAGAAAAAACAAATTCGAGAGAAAATGAATGACGTGaccaaaaaaattcaataatagtgttaagttttattttttgttgtaTGAACACTATGTCTGgtccaaaataaaatacacgAATGTATCATGTTCGGTTATATAATACAGCACAAGTTGGTTTCATTGGttgtttaattaataatctATCGATCGATCTCTTCCCCCGAATCTTCCTAGTACTTGGCATGATTCAGATAGAAAGTGATGACCAATTAAAATCTATTTTATAAAGTTAATTAAAGGGTAAACTTCCAGTTCTTTCTGTTGTTACTTTAATGTTTAGCGAGATCAGAAGTTAGGCCGCACTTTTAATATGCTATATTATTAAAGAgtcaataatttataaaattaaaaaaaaaagcttgaGCACATTGGCTCCGTTTCATTTTTGGCACGTTTTTTACATACATTATTATTCTCGAAAATTTCGAATCCTCAGCACTTGAAGGAGGCATTGAAGGCGATCGAGGCAGATAACAGGGAGTACTCGCTCAATGATATGGCAATCCTCAAGCTCGACAGGACTAGAGAGGACGCCGATGCTGTGGAGAATGCGCTCTCCCGGGCTTACCCGGACCTGAGCCTCTGGGATGCTCTAGAGGCGGAAAGGTCCAAGCTGCAGATTGAGCACTCAAGGTCAGAGGATGCAGGGCGCCGCCGCCTTATCGAGCACCTAATTGGAGTCACGGATAGTGCAACCAATGATCGGCCGAGCAGGAAGGTCAAGAAGCTCTTGGTGAATGAGCTAGCATACGTTATATCAGGATAAGAGTTTAAGGGATTCAGTttcaaattaagaataaaaacCCGAGGCATGAAACATTTGAATTTCAGGTTtggattctttctttttctgttagGTATATAAGCAATGTGAATGCCATGAATGAGGGCATCAGCTGGAAGGTGGTGGAAGCTCACGGAGGAGATGAGTGGCAGGTGGATCTTTTCGACTGTTGCGCCGAGCCCTGCTTAAGTGAGTATATCAGATTAAATACACTTAAAACGAATAGCAACCATCAATCTCGACTAACGTATACACACACTGCCCATTTGCTGCAGGCTTAAAGGCATGCATTTATCCATGTGGCCTGTTCTCTTGAATAGCCAACG from Punica granatum isolate Tunisia-2019 chromosome 2, ASM765513v2, whole genome shotgun sequence includes the following:
- the LOC116194561 gene encoding eukaryotic translation initiation factor 2 subunit alpha homolog; protein product: MASHSPNLECRMYEAKYPEVDMAVMIQVKNIADMGAYVSLLEYNNIEGMILFSELSRRRIRSVSSLIKVGRIEPVMVLRVDKEKGYIDLSKRRVSEEDIQACEERYNKSKLVHSIMRHVAETLGIDLEELYINIGWPLYRKYGHAFEAFKIIVTDPDSVLNALTREVQEIGPDGQEVTKVVPAVSEEVKDALVKNIRRRMTPQPLKIRADIEMKCFQFDGVLHIKEAMRKAEAAGNDDCPVKIKLVAPPLYVLTTQTLDKEQGLAVLSKAITACSEAIEEHKGKLVVKEAPRAVSERDDKLLAEHMAKLRQDNEEVSGDEDSEEEEDTGMGDVDLDNSGHGITE